In Oreochromis aureus strain Israel breed Guangdong linkage group 15, ZZ_aureus, whole genome shotgun sequence, a single genomic region encodes these proteins:
- the LOC116310701 gene encoding acetyl-coenzyme A synthetase 2-like, mitochondrial: MWLPCGCTSKYVASSFARRILASHLHVSGRSRCNVAAFMPEAAGFEGVSGRAALRELSVSSSESFWAAVARHRLSWSIPFHTVQDCDLSRGKIKWFEGGKLNVSVNCLDRHVHTCPERVALIWERDERGSEMKYTYRELLEMTCRVGNLLRRHGVKRGDCVTIYMPTCPLAVASMLACARIGAAHNVVFAGFSADALAERIRDAQSSTVITVNQGVRGGKVIELKKTVDRAVESCPTVKQVFVAMRTDNPVTMTARDIAMEEEMLKEDVVCEPAVMNSEDVLFLLYTSGSTGKPKGLVHTQAGYLLYAALTHRYVFSYHDGDVFGCVADIGWITGHSYVVYGPLANGATTVLFESTPIYPDPGRYWDMVERLKINQFYGAPTAIRLLLKYGDQWVNKYDRSTLKTLGSVGEPINTEAWEWYHRVVGDGRCPVVDTWWQTETGGICIAPRPSDPDAEIVPGMAMRPFFGIKPVLIDTEGELLTSNNTSGALCMAQPWPGMARTIHNNHQRFIETYFQPYPGYFFTGDGAYRSEEGYYQITGRLDDVINVSGHRIGTAEIEDVVNQCPAVAESAVIGYTHSIKGQGVYAFVVLKKGIDVQEADLSRQLNGMVSEKIAKYASPDFIQFAQRLPKTRSGKIMRRVLRKVVESDLEGLGDLSTLDDPAAVQEIIQGHEKLLSKNRP, translated from the exons ATGTGGCTGCCGTGCGGTTGCACTTCCAAGTACGTCGCTTCTTCTTTCGCTCGTCGGATTCTTGCGTCTCATCTCCATGTTTCGGGCCGAAGTCGGTGCAACGTCGCGGCGTTCATGCCGGAGGCTGCGGGCTTTGAGGGGGTGTCGGGCCGCGCGGCGCTGCGGGAGTTGTCCGTCTCCAGCAGTGAGAGCTTCTGGGCCGCTGTGGCGCGCCACAGGCTCAGCTGGAGCATTCCTTTCCACACCGTGCAGGACTGTGACCTGAGCCGAGGCAAGATCAAGTGGTTCGAAGGAGGAAAGCTGAATGTGTCCG TGAACTGCTTGGACCGCCATGTGCACACCTGTCCTGAGAGGGTGGCTCTGATCTGGGAGAGAGATGAAAGGGGGTCAGAGATGAAGTACACCTACAG agagctgctggagaTGACCTGTCGAGTGGGCAACCTGTTAAGGCGGCATGGTGTGAAGAGGGGGGACTGCGTCACCATCTACATGCCTACCTGCCCGCTGGCCGTGGCGTCCATGTTGGCCTGTGCCCGCATTGGTGCGGCCCACAACGTGGTGTTTGCGGGCTTCAGCGCAGATGCCCTGGCAGAGCGAATCAGGGATG CTCAGTCCAGCACTGTCATCACAGTGAACCAGGGGGTCAGGGGTGGTAAGGTCATAGAGCTGAAGAAGACCGTGGACAGAGCGGTGGAGAGCTGTCCGACAGTAAAGCAGGTTTTTGTTGCTATGAGAACAGACAATCCAGTCACCATGACGGCCAGGGACATTGCCATGGAGGAG GAGATGCTAAAGGAGGATGTTGTGTGTGAGCCAGCTGTCATGAACAGCGAGGACGTCCTGTTCCTCCTTTACACATCTGGCAGCACAGGGAAGCCCAAAGGTCTTGTCCACACGCAGGCTGGATACCTTCTGTATGCTGCGCTCACACACAGG TATGTCTTCAGCTACCACGATGGTGATGTATTTGGCTGTGTGGCGGATATTGGCTGGATAACGGGACACAGTTACGTGGTCTATGGACCGCTGGCCAACGGGGCAACCACTGTGCTGTTTGAGAGCACTCCTATTTACCCAGACCCAG GAAGATACTGGGACATGGTTGAGAGACTCAAGATCAACCAGTTTTATGGGGCCCCCACAGCAATTCGTCTGCTGCTCAAGTATGGAGATCAGTGGGTGAACAAGTACGACCGCTCCACCCTCAAAACCCTCGGGTCTG TGGGCGAGCCGATCAACACGGAAGCATGGGAGTGGTACCACAGAGTGGTCGGGGACGGACGCTGTCCTGTGGTGGACACCTGGTGGCAGACTG AGACGGGTGGCATCTGCATCGCACCAAGGCCATCAGACCCAGACGCAGAGATTGTCCCAGGAATGGCTATGCGACCCTTTTTTGGCATTAAGCCGGTGCTTATAGACACtgag GGCGAATTGCTGACTTCCAACAACACATCCGGAGCCCTGTGTATGGCTCAACCTTGGCCTGGTATGGCCAGAACCATTCATAACAACCACCagagatttattgaaacatactTCCAGCCTTATCCAG GTTACTTCTTTACTGGTGACGGTGCCTATCGGTCTGAGGAGGGGTACTACCAGATCACTGGCCGCCTTGATGATGTCATTAACGTGAGCGGTCACAGGATAGGTACAGCAGAGATAGAGGATGTAGTG AATCAGTGTCCTGCAGTGGCTGAATCTGCTGTCATAGGGTATACACACAGCATCAAGGGACAAG GTGTCTACGCCTTTGTGGTGCTTAAAAAAGGCATAGATGTGCAAGAGGCAGACTTGTCGAGGCAGCTAAACGGCATGGTATCTGAAAAGATCGCCAAGTACGCTTCTCCGGATTTCATCCAG TTTGCCCAGCGTCTGCCAAAAACCCGCTCGGGTAAGATAATGCGGCGGGTGCTGCGTAAAGTTGTGGAGAGCGACTTGGAGGGTTTGGGCGACCTCAGCACTCTGGATGATCCCGCAGCAGTTCAGGAGATCATTCAAGGTCACGAGAAACTCTTGAGTAAAAATCGACCATAA
- the abcd4 gene encoding ATP-binding cassette sub-family D member 4, whose amino-acid sequence MPRLEKKNLRGRDRLQLDWRFVQRFCSIQKVLFPSWTSQSVLMFGTLLGVTLAEQLIIYQVGVLPSHFYNVLADKNYSGFRSLVGTAMVLILFNSTLKSIDQYICNQMYVSWRKTLTESLHSAYFQGRVYYTLNVLREDIDNPDQRISQDAERLCKQMSSMASRLIISPFTLTYYTYHCFHSTGWIGPVSIFGYFVIGTIANKILMGPIVSTLFEQEKLEGDFRFKHMQIRVNAESAAFYRAGKVEHMRTDRRLQALLYTQKRLINKELWLYIGVNTFDYLGGFLSYIIIAIPIFSGVYDSLTPGELSALISKNAFVCIYLINGFTQLIDLSTTLSDVAGYTHRIGELREVMDDILTKQCDYDPASGESYDFDSDFNIHAGPVDTAFIVDHLSYKSPFSDELLVEDLSLKISQGTHLLVVGNTGTGKTSLLRVLNRLWEAHSGFVHMTTCFGPRGTLFLPQKPYLTDGTLREQVIYPLKDIYPASGSVDDDRIIQFLELAGVSSLLKRTGGLDEKVDWNWYDVLSPGEMQRLSFARLFYLQPKYAILDEATSALTEEAEAQLYRTCKQLGMTLVSLGHRSSLEKYHDVQLKLCGEGRWELTKLKGASGNLSLRDEAM is encoded by the exons ATGCCTcgtttggaaaagaaaaatctccGAGGCAGGGACAG GCTACAGTTAGACTGGAGGTTTGTGcagaggttctgcagcatccagAAGGTCTTGTTCCCATCATGGACCAGTCAGAGTGTCCTGATGTTTGGGACGCTGCTGGGCGTTACTCTGGCAG AGCAGCTGATCATTTACCAGGTGGGAGTCCTCCCCAGCCACTTCTACAATGTGCTGGCAGACAAAAATTACTCAGGCTTCAGGAGTCTGGTGGGCACTGCCATGGTGCTCATTTTATTCAACTCCACA CTGAAAAGTATTGACCAGTACATTTGCAATCAGATGTATGTCAGCTGGAGGAAGACGCTAACAGAGAGTCTCCATTCGGCCTACTTCCAGGGAAGAGTCTACTACACGCTCAACGTGCTCAGAGAGGACATAGACAACCC AGACCAGCGGATCAGTCAGGATGCAGAGAGGTTGTGTAAGCAGATGAGCAGCATGGCGAGTCGCCTGATCATCTCACCGTTCACCCTGACTTACTACACCTACCACTGCTTTCACAG cACCGGCTGGATCGGTCCTGTGAGTATCTTTGGTTACTTTGTAATCGGGACTATTGCCAATAAAATCCTCATGGGGCCGATAGTTTCAACTCTCTTTGAGCAAGAGAAACTGGAGGGAGACTTCAG ATTCAAGCACATGCAAATCCGTGTCAATGCAGAGTCTGCAGCTTTTTACAG AGCTGGTAAAGTGGAGCACATGAGGACGGACCGCAGACTGCAGGCTCTGTTGTATACTCAAAAGAGGCTCATAAACAAAGAGCTCTGGCTTTATA TTGGAGTGAACACATTTGACTACCTTGGAGGATTCCTGAGCTACATTATAATCGCCATTCCCATTTTTAGTGGTGTTTACGATAGCCTCACTCCTGGTGAACTTAGTGCTCTCATCAGCAAG AACGCCTTTGTGTGCATCTACTTGATAAATGGTTTCACGCAGCTAATAGACCTGTCAACTACTCTGTCAGATGTGGCTGGATACACCCACAG GATCGGGGAGCTGAGGGAGGTGATGGATGACATCCTAACCAAGCAGTGCGACTACGACCCGGCATCAGGAGAAAGCTACGACTTTGACAG TGACTTCAACATCCACGCAGGCCCAGTGGACACGGCCTTCATCGTGGACCATCTTTCATACAAATCCCCTTTCTCCGACGAGCTGCTGGTGGAGGACCTGAGTCTGAAAATCAGCCAGGGAACTCATCTGTTGGTGGTGGGGAACACAGGCACTGGCAAGACTTCACTGCTGCGGGTCCTCAACCGTCTCTGGGAAGCACACAGCG GCTTTGTCCATATGACCACGTGTTTTGGGCCCAGAGGAACGCTCTTCCTGCCACAGAAACCCTACCTGACCGATGGCACTCTGCGTGAGCAG GTGATCTACCCACTGAAGGATATTTACCCTGCATCAG GGTCGGTGGATGATGACAGAATTATACAATTCTTGGAACTAGCCGGAGTG TCCAGTCTGCTGAAACGGACGGGCGGGCTGGATGAGAAAGTGGATTGGAACTG gtaTGATGTTCTGTCTCCAGGTGAAATGCAGCGTCTCTCCTTTGCACGACTCTTCTACCTGCAGCCCAAATATGCAA TTTTAGATGAAGCCACTAGTGCTTTGACTGAGGAGGCGGAAGCACAGCTGTACCGAACTTGCAAACAGCTGGGCATGACTTTAGTCAGTCTGGGACATCGCAGCAGCCTGGAGAAG TACCATGATGTCCAGCTGAAGCTGTGTGGAGAAGGCCGATGGGAGTTAACAAAGTTAAAGGGAGCTAGCGGAAACCTCAGTCTCAGAGATGAAGCAATGTGA